The nucleotide window TGTCGGACACTGCCGGAAGCGCTTCCCAGGTGGCGCTGGAGTAGGTCGCCAGTGCGTGGGTTTTCGGTTTGCTGCTGTCGCCACCGGTGCAACCCGCAAGCACGGCCACCATCGGAAGGGTCCAGGCCAGGTTGTGACGCCATGCCTTGAAACGGCTGTTCATGGAGTAATTCCTTTGCTGGTTGCCTGAGTGCTCCATGCGCTCAAACAACCCGCATTGATAATAGGGCTATTGGTCTTTGCCGGTGACGCGAGGATACTGGCGGCCGTTACCAGTGACCTGAAGCCACCATGACTCTTAAAAGACTTTCTGTTGTATTGCTGGCCTGCCTGACCTTGTCCGCCTGCGGTGGTGTCGACCCGAATTCGCCGCTGGGTCAGCGCAAGGCGATCTTCAAGCAGATGCTCAAGACCGGCGAAGACCTGGGCGGCATGTTGCGTGGGCGTATTCCGTTCGATGGCCCGAAATTCGCTGACGGCGCTGTGAAACTCGACACGTTGTCCCGTGAGCCGTGGAAGCATTTTCCGCAAGTGCGCGAAGATGCTCACACCAGCGCCAAGGACGATGTCTGGCAGAAGCAGGCCCGCTTCCAGGAAATGGCCCGCACCCTTGAAGGCGCCACCGGTGAATTGGTGATTGCCAGCAAGATTCAGCCCTACAAGGCCAGCAATCTGGGGCCGGCGGTACAGAAGGTCGAAGATGCTTGTAGTGCTTGCCATAAAGAGTTTCGGGATCATTGATTTGCGGCGCTCTGGCTAACGTCTTCGCGAGCAAGCCCGCTCCCACAGGAAATCACCGCACATGTGGGAGCGGGCTTGCTCGCGAAGGCTGCCCGGAGCACGACAAAAATCCTTGATCGTTTACCTCTGCTTACTTATCCAACTCATCCAGCGCTTCCTGCAATTCCTTGCGCGATTGAGCCAGTTTGTCTTTGCGCTTGTCGATTTTCTCGGCGTCGCCTTTTTTCATCGCCTTGTCGAGATCGGCCTGACGCCTGCTGACTTCGTGCTTGGCGTCGAGCACCTTGTTTTCCCGTTCCTTCTTCAGGGAGGCGTCGGTGCAATGGGCGGTGACTTCGCTCAGAGCGGTTTCCAGGCCAGCCTGTTGATCGGCGTTACCGCGGGACTTGGCCAGTTCGATCTGGTTGATGATGCCTTGTTTTTTGGCGGCGCAACCGGTCAGGCCAGGGGCCTCTTCGGTGGCCATCAATGGAGCGGCCATCACGCTGCACAGGGCCAGCAAGGCGAGCGGTGAAAGAAGTTTCATAAAAGCTCCAGGTGAAAAAGTCGATGTAGCAATGGGCTGTTTGAGCGCATCGGTACCTTTGGGTTCCCGGGCCAGCGGGCATCGCCGGCTGCTAAAAACCGTCAATCCCGGCAACACGTAATGTCTCGCTCAAGGCCAGCACTTGAGGGTCGCGGAAAAAAGCGCTCAATTGCGCGGCGCGTCCCGGGCCGATGCCGGCTTCGGCCTGCCATTGTTCGGTGTTTCGTTGCGCCAGCGCCTGCCATGAATCGGCGAGGCGCGCCTGGCCGGTTGGCGGCAAGCCCAGGGCTTTGAGCCAGCGAGCGAACGGGCGTTGTCGGGCGCTGTTGAAACTGTTCAAGAGGCGAGCACTGCTGCGTTCGCCGAAGCCGTCAATGTTAGCAAGCTCTTGCTCATCGAGGGTCAACCAATCGAGCAGGCTGCCGAGGCGTTCGGCCTTGAGCAGTTTCTCCCAGGTGCCTGGCCCGACATGGGGCAAGGCCAGTCCTTGTTTGCCGCTGAGCCAGCTCAGGCGTGCGAGGAATTGGCTTTCGCATCCGGGTGTCGGCTGCCAGCAGCTTAACGGATGAAAGTCTGCTGCCCGCGGTACATTCAATTCAGGGCGTTCGGTGCTGCGCAATACGACACCGTCGAGCCTGGGGATGGTCAGCCCCGCCAGACTGATGGCGACCTGATCGCCAGGACGAATGTCCAGCGCTTCCCAGCGTTGCAGGGAGCTGACACTGACGCGCTTGATCTGCCGGTCATCAAGCATCACCGGTGCCAGATCCAGCACCGGTGTGATCCGGCCAGTGCGTCCGATCTTGAAGTGGACCTTGCGCACCTCGGCCAGCGCCTGGGCAAAGGGGTATTTCCAGGCGACGCTCCAGTAAGGCGTTTTTGCCTGCCAGCGCTCGGCCGGTGGACGCTGGTCCTGACGCAAAACGATGCCATCGCTGGCGAAGGGCAGGGGCGAGCGATACCAGTGATCGCGCCAGCGTTCGGCATCGGCAAATGTCTCGATCGGCTGACTGTAGGGCGTTGTGCTCGGGAACCCCAGCTCATCCAGAGCCGCCACGCGGGCCGGCAGGCTTCTCGGGCCTTGCGGCCAATCCCAGACAAACAGCCCGATACCGGCGGCTTGCTCAGGGCTCAGCGCCTTGCGCGCCATCAATCCGGCCACCGTGGTGCGGGCATTGACGCTGCCGGCCTGGGCTTGCACCTGTTCGGTCAGGCGCCAATAGAGTTCGCCTTGCAGCAACAGGTCCAGCGGTTGCGGAAGTTTTTGAGGGATGGCGGCGATCTGACGCGCCGAGGCGGTCCAGTCCTGGCCGTTTACCCCGTCACCCCGACTGATCGCCTGATGTAGTCGGCCGTTGCGATAGATCAGCGTCACCGCCACGCCGTCGACCTTGGGCTGAATCCACACATCCTCGCGATCTTTTAGCCAGGCTTCGACGGCGCGCCCATCGCGCAGTTTTTCCAGGCCGGTATGGGCGATGGGATGAGCAAGCGTGCCGCCGGCCGTACGCAACGGTTCGGGGGAGGGGCCGGAATCAAAACACTCGCGCCATTCGCTCAGTCGCGCACGGGACTGATCGTAGAGTTCATCGGCGACCAAGGAGCGGCCTTCGCGATGATAGCTGTCGTCCCAGAGGTCTATTCGCTTTTGCAGTGCGGTGATTTCGTCCAGAGCGCGGGCCGGCGGCCAGTCAGGGCATTCGGTGGCATTGGCGGTCAGGCAGGTGAGGGTCAGCAGGAAACCGAAAAACAGGCGCAGGTTGGGCAGCATCGGGAGCGTCCTTGCTCGTTGGGATGCTTTCAAGGCTAGATCAGTGTTGGTGGGTGCAACGGATGGTCTTTTTGCTGAGTGTTTCTGGCGTGATGCAGAGGTGACTGGGCTTGCTCGCGAAGGCGGCGACACGGTCTTGAGCAGCAGGGCAATAAAAAGCCCCGCACGGCGAACCGTGCGGGGCTTTGGGTACCGCCAGGAAAGTCTTACAGGCCGGCAGCCGAACGGAGGTCGTCGGCGCGGTCGGTTTTTTCCCAGGTGAACGTGGTGAACGTATCGTTGCCCACGGTCTTGGATTCCGGGGTGCGACCGAAGTGGCCGTACGCAGCGGTTTCCTGGTACATCGGGTGCAGCAGGTCGAGCATGGTGGTGATCGCGTATGGACGCAGGTCGAACACTTCGCGAACCAGTTTGACGATCTTGTCGTCGCTGATTTTGCCGGTGCCGAAGGTGTTCAACGAAATCGAAGTCGGTTGAGCGACGCCGATTGCGTAGGAAACCTGAATCTCGCAACGCTCGGCCAGGCCAGCAGCCACGATGTTCTTGGCCACATAACGACCAGCGTAGGCTGCCGAACGGTCAACCTTCGATGGATCTTTACCGGAGAACGCGCCACCGCCGTGACGGGCCATGCCGCCGTAGCTGTCGACGATGATCTTGCGACCGGTCAGGCCGCAGTCGCCCACCGGGCCACCGATGATGAACTGGCCAGTCGGGTTGATGTGGAACTGGGTGTCCTTGGACAGCAACTCGGCAGGCAGTACGTGCTTGACGATCAGTTCCATCACGCCTTCGCGCAGGTCTTTGTACGACACTTCCGGGTTGTGCTGGGTCGACAGTACAACGGCGTCGATACCGACAACCTTGCCGTTTTCGTAGCGGCAGGTTACTTGCGACTTGGCGTCTGGGCGCAGCCAAGGCAGCAGGCCGGATTTACGGGCTTCGGCCTGACGCTGAACCAATTGGTGCGAGAAGGTGATCGGTGCTGGCATCAGCACGTCGGTTTCGTTGCTGGCATAGCCGAACATCAGGCCCTGGTCGCCGGCGCCCTGGTCTTCAGGCTTGGCACGATCAACGCCTTGGTTGATGTCGGGGGACTGCTTGCCGATGATGTTCATCACACCGCAGGTCGCACCGTCGAAGCCGACATTGGAGCTGTTGTAGCCGAT belongs to Pseudomonas sp. B21-015 and includes:
- a CDS encoding cytochrome c; this encodes MTLKRLSVVLLACLTLSACGGVDPNSPLGQRKAIFKQMLKTGEDLGGMLRGRIPFDGPKFADGAVKLDTLSREPWKHFPQVREDAHTSAKDDVWQKQARFQEMARTLEGATGELVIASKIQPYKASNLGPAVQKVEDACSACHKEFRDH
- a CDS encoding DUF1090 domain-containing protein translates to MKLLSPLALLALCSVMAAPLMATEEAPGLTGCAAKKQGIINQIELAKSRGNADQQAGLETALSEVTAHCTDASLKKERENKVLDAKHEVSRRQADLDKAMKKGDAEKIDKRKDKLAQSRKELQEALDELDK
- the ligB gene encoding NAD-dependent DNA ligase LigB — translated: MLPNLRLFFGFLLTLTCLTANATECPDWPPARALDEITALQKRIDLWDDSYHREGRSLVADELYDQSRARLSEWRECFDSGPSPEPLRTAGGTLAHPIAHTGLEKLRDGRAVEAWLKDREDVWIQPKVDGVAVTLIYRNGRLHQAISRGDGVNGQDWTASARQIAAIPQKLPQPLDLLLQGELYWRLTEQVQAQAGSVNARTTVAGLMARKALSPEQAAGIGLFVWDWPQGPRSLPARVAALDELGFPSTTPYSQPIETFADAERWRDHWYRSPLPFASDGIVLRQDQRPPAERWQAKTPYWSVAWKYPFAQALAEVRKVHFKIGRTGRITPVLDLAPVMLDDRQIKRVSVSSLQRWEALDIRPGDQVAISLAGLTIPRLDGVVLRSTERPELNVPRAADFHPLSCWQPTPGCESQFLARLSWLSGKQGLALPHVGPGTWEKLLKAERLGSLLDWLTLDEQELANIDGFGERSSARLLNSFNSARQRPFARWLKALGLPPTGQARLADSWQALAQRNTEQWQAEAGIGPGRAAQLSAFFRDPQVLALSETLRVAGIDGF
- the metK gene encoding methionine adenosyltransferase, which translates into the protein MSEYSLFTSESVSEGHPDKIADQISDAVLDAIIAEDKFARVACETLVKTGVAIIAGEVTTSAWVDLEDIVRNVILDIGYNSSNVGFDGATCGVMNIIGKQSPDINQGVDRAKPEDQGAGDQGLMFGYASNETDVLMPAPITFSHQLVQRQAEARKSGLLPWLRPDAKSQVTCRYENGKVVGIDAVVLSTQHNPEVSYKDLREGVMELIVKHVLPAELLSKDTQFHINPTGQFIIGGPVGDCGLTGRKIIVDSYGGMARHGGGAFSGKDPSKVDRSAAYAGRYVAKNIVAAGLAERCEIQVSYAIGVAQPTSISLNTFGTGKISDDKIVKLVREVFDLRPYAITTMLDLLHPMYQETAAYGHFGRTPESKTVGNDTFTTFTWEKTDRADDLRSAAGL